The following proteins are co-located in the Gloeocapsa sp. PCC 7428 genome:
- the psbA gene encoding photosystem II q(b) protein, with translation MTTTLQRRESAGLWERFCNWVTSTDNRLYVGWFGVLMIPTLLAATTCFIIAFIAAPPVDIDGIREPVAGSLIYGNNIITGAVVPSSNAIGLHFYPIWEAASLDEWLYNGGPYQLVIFHFLIGVFCYMGREWELSYRLGMRPWIAVAYSAPVAAATAVFLIYPIGQGSFSDGMPLGISGTFNFMLVFQAEHNILMHPFHQLGVAGVFGGALFSAMHGSLVTSSLVRETTESESQNYGYKFGQEEETYNIVAAHGYFGRLIFQYASFNNSRSLHFFLAAWPVIGIWFTSLGISTMAFNLNGFNFNQSVIDSQGRVIGTWADVLNRANLGMEVMHERNAHNFPLDLAAGEATPVALTAPSING, from the coding sequence ATGACAACAACGCTACAAAGACGCGAAAGCGCCGGATTGTGGGAGCGGTTTTGCAACTGGGTAACATCAACCGATAACCGTCTATACGTAGGCTGGTTCGGCGTATTGATGATCCCGACATTACTAGCAGCAACAACCTGCTTCATCATTGCATTTATCGCCGCCCCCCCCGTAGACATCGACGGCATTAGAGAACCAGTAGCAGGGTCATTAATCTACGGCAACAACATCATCACCGGAGCAGTCGTTCCGTCGTCAAACGCAATTGGGTTACACTTCTACCCAATCTGGGAAGCAGCATCATTAGATGAGTGGCTATACAACGGTGGACCATACCAATTAGTCATCTTCCACTTTTTGATCGGCGTATTCTGCTACATGGGACGCGAGTGGGAATTATCCTACCGTTTAGGAATGCGGCCATGGATTGCCGTAGCCTACTCAGCACCAGTAGCAGCAGCAACCGCAGTCTTCTTGATCTACCCAATCGGACAAGGTTCATTCAGCGATGGCATGCCCCTCGGCATCAGCGGCACATTCAACTTCATGTTAGTGTTCCAAGCCGAGCACAACATCCTGATGCACCCATTCCACCAGTTAGGAGTAGCAGGCGTATTCGGTGGTGCACTCTTCAGTGCGATGCACGGTTCACTCGTGACCAGTTCGTTAGTGCGTGAAACAACCGAAAGCGAAAGCCAAAACTACGGCTACAAATTCGGACAAGAAGAAGAGACATACAACATCGTAGCGGCACACGGCTACTTTGGACGCTTAATCTTCCAATACGCTTCGTTCAACAACAGCCGTTCGTTGCACTTCTTCTTAGCCGCATGGCCAGTGATTGGCATCTGGTTCACCTCGTTGGGCATTAGCACAATGGCGTTCAACCTCAACGGGTTCAACTTCAACCAGTCGGTGATTGACTCGCAAGGTCGCGTCATCGGTACCTGGGCAGACGTCCTCAACCGTGCGAACTTGGGTATGGAAGTCATGCACGAGCGTAATGCTCATAACTTCCCTCTCGACTTGGCTGCTGGTGAAGCGACTCCTGTTGCTTTAACTGCTCCGAGCATCAATGGCTAA
- the cofG gene encoding 7,8-didemethyl-8-hydroxy-5-deazariboflavin synthase subunit CofG: MSGVVTYSPAYTLVPTYECFNRCDYCNFRVEPGKAPWITLSTAEKILKELQNQNVCEILILSGEVHPHSSRRESWLQLIYGLCELAIALGFLPHTNVGPLSFVEMQQLKTVNVSMGLMLEQLTPALLNTVHRHAPSKIPELRLQQLVWAGELQIPFTTGLLLGIGETQDDWWETLEAIAQLHTRYGHIQEVILQPYSPGNQQIWDAPGFEPQQLPQVIAKAREILPAEITIQIPPNLVSDPNWLLACIKAGARDLGGIGPKDEVNPDYPHLTCENLLQILKSAGWQLIPRLPIYPQYGKWLPQHLQTAVQSWRNMASAAF; this comes from the coding sequence ATGTCCGGCGTTGTTACGTATAGTCCTGCCTACACCTTAGTGCCTACCTATGAGTGCTTTAATCGCTGTGATTATTGCAATTTTCGCGTAGAACCAGGTAAAGCACCCTGGATAACCCTCTCTACAGCCGAAAAAATCCTCAAAGAATTGCAGAATCAAAACGTTTGTGAGATTCTCATTTTAAGTGGCGAGGTTCATCCGCATTCATCAAGGCGTGAATCATGGCTACAGTTAATTTATGGGTTATGCGAACTGGCGATCGCACTGGGTTTTTTGCCACATACAAACGTAGGGCCTCTAAGTTTTGTAGAAATGCAACAGCTTAAAACCGTAAATGTATCGATGGGTTTAATGCTAGAGCAACTAACGCCTGCGTTATTAAATACAGTTCATCGCCATGCACCGAGTAAGATACCAGAACTAAGATTACAACAACTCGTTTGGGCAGGAGAATTACAGATTCCGTTTACAACAGGTTTACTTCTGGGAATTGGCGAAACACAAGATGATTGGTGGGAGACGTTGGAGGCGATCGCGCAATTACACACTCGTTATGGTCATATCCAAGAAGTCATTCTGCAACCTTACAGCCCAGGAAATCAACAAATATGGGACGCACCAGGCTTTGAACCGCAGCAGTTACCGCAAGTAATTGCAAAAGCTAGAGAAATTCTACCCGCAGAAATTACAATTCAAATTCCACCAAATTTAGTTTCAGATCCCAACTGGTTACTTGCTTGTATTAAAGCAGGAGCAAGAGATTTAGGCGGTATTGGACCAAAAGATGAAGTCAATCCAGATTATCCACATCTGACTTGCGAGAATTTATTACAAATATTAAAATCAGCCGGATGGCAACTCATACCACGCTTGCCAATTTATCCCCAGTATGGCAAATGGCTACCGCAACATTTACAAACAGCAGTGCAATCTTGGAGAAATATGGCTTCAGCAGCTTTTTGA
- a CDS encoding glutathione S-transferase family protein, with product MLKLYYARPSAYARPVWLALLEKQLPFELISVDLSGEQFEPEFLALNPFSHVPVLVDGDFRVIESLAILDYLEARYPEQSLLPTDAIALAKVRMVQMVTLNELLPAVFRLLVRDENSVELEYAQLRAINTLNYFEALLEDSPYFAGEQLTLAEIVAGTLVHRMPDLGIALTKYPNLNRWSDRLLARPTWQQIELSPQEWSSFKRRMRVIPKIWQRRRHQRINALSQQ from the coding sequence ATGCTCAAGCTTTACTATGCCCGTCCTTCCGCTTATGCTCGTCCTGTATGGTTAGCTCTGCTAGAAAAGCAACTTCCTTTTGAATTAATTTCAGTTGATTTAAGCGGCGAACAATTTGAACCTGAATTTCTCGCCTTGAATCCTTTTAGCCATGTCCCAGTTTTGGTTGATGGTGATTTTCGCGTGATTGAATCGTTAGCCATTCTAGATTATCTAGAAGCACGGTATCCTGAGCAATCGCTGCTTCCGACTGATGCGATCGCTTTAGCAAAGGTTCGGATGGTGCAAATGGTTACGCTCAATGAATTACTACCTGCGGTGTTCAGATTACTCGTTCGCGATGAGAACTCAGTAGAGTTGGAGTATGCTCAGCTACGGGCAATTAATACATTGAATTATTTTGAAGCTTTATTGGAGGACTCCCCTTACTTTGCTGGCGAACAGCTGACACTAGCAGAAATTGTCGCTGGAACACTCGTTCATAGAATGCCTGATCTAGGCATTGCTTTGACCAAATACCCTAACTTGAATCGTTGGTCTGATCGTTTATTAGCTCGACCTACTTGGCAACAGATTGAATTGAGTCCACAAGAGTGGAGTAGCTTCAAACGTCGGATGCGAGTGATACCAAAAATTTGGCAGCGCCGTCGCCATCAACGGATAAACGCGCTGTCTCAGCAGTAG
- a CDS encoding TetR/AcrR family transcriptional regulator, with the protein MSKAQQTKTRIIEQAAALFNQQGYAGSSMSDIMRVTGLQKGGIYNHFRSKDELALAAFDFAASRIQQKFTGALKGKRHAVDRLIAILSVYEHMLNDPPVQGGCPILNTAVESDDAHPALRERAQHAMDAWRSLIHRIVDKGVMRGELRADVNSDTIATILIATIEGGVMLSKLYGDASYLERALNHLKTYIQNQLAALI; encoded by the coding sequence ATGTCAAAAGCTCAACAAACCAAAACACGTATTATCGAGCAAGCAGCGGCTCTATTTAACCAGCAAGGGTATGCAGGGTCTTCGATGTCAGACATAATGCGTGTTACAGGTTTACAAAAAGGAGGCATTTATAATCACTTCCGCAGCAAAGATGAGCTAGCTCTAGCAGCATTTGACTTCGCAGCCAGTCGCATACAGCAGAAATTTACGGGTGCTTTGAAAGGAAAACGTCATGCGGTGGATCGCTTAATTGCAATTCTCAGTGTTTATGAGCATATGTTGAACGACCCACCCGTCCAGGGCGGTTGTCCAATCCTCAATACAGCGGTAGAGAGTGATGATGCTCATCCAGCTTTACGCGAACGGGCGCAACATGCCATGGATGCGTGGCGCAGTTTGATTCATCGCATTGTCGATAAAGGTGTTATGCGTGGTGAATTGCGTGCAGATGTCAATTCTGATACTATTGCTACGATTTTGATTGCAACCATTGAGGGAGGGGTAATGCTCAGCAAGTTGTATGGCGATGCTTCTTATTTAGAACGTGCCCTAAACCATCTTAAAACTTATATTCAAAACCAACTAGCAGCACTCATCTAA
- a CDS encoding DUF29 family protein has protein sequence MEELLELKNLILKGESAAALLLVEELEEISCDDKINNIRSHAKVLLHHLIKKQAENRSTKSWEVSIRNGVREIKEKNKRRKSGGYYLTKDDLQSILRNALDSAIDTASLEVSQGKYEPEELAALIDSSKLLNDALLLIVED, from the coding sequence ATGGAAGAGTTATTAGAACTTAAGAATTTAATTTTGAAGGGTGAAAGCGCAGCAGCTTTACTACTGGTAGAAGAACTTGAAGAAATAAGTTGCGATGACAAAATTAATAATATTCGTTCTCATGCCAAAGTTTTGTTACATCACTTGATCAAAAAGCAAGCCGAAAACCGTTCTACAAAATCGTGGGAAGTGTCAATTCGTAATGGCGTGCGGGAAATTAAGGAAAAGAACAAGCGCCGCAAGTCAGGAGGCTATTATCTAACTAAAGACGATTTGCAATCTATTCTACGCAACGCACTAGATAGTGCAATTGACACGGCATCACTTGAAGTTAGTCAAGGAAAATATGAGCCAGAAGAATTAGCAGCCTTAATTGACTCGTCGAAGCTTTTAAATGACGCTTTATTACTAATAGTTGAAGATTAA